A region from the Bactrocera dorsalis isolate Fly_Bdor chromosome 1, ASM2337382v1, whole genome shotgun sequence genome encodes:
- the LOC125775612 gene encoding jerky protein homolog-like, with amino-acid sequence MFMPLNVTPLIQPMDQNAIRLTKLFYRNSLLASIVATGTDVIKALKKLTLRDAIGYLDLAWQRLEKETIAKCWTNILSSIEDEKDCDVDIPLATLRERICLPINCQQERAIELLHSINPEVSFSIADINEWTEDFPNSTETNEVVMKVKARIVIWKDHIQE; translated from the exons ATGTTTATGCCACTTAATGTCACTCCACTCATACAGCCAATGGATCAAAATGCCATACGACTTACAAAACTTTTCTACAGAAATAGTCTTTTGGCATCAATTGTAGCCACAGGGACTGATGTTATTAAAGCCCTAAAGAAATTGACGTTAAGAGACGCTATTGGCTATTTAGATTTAGCTTGGCAACGTCTTGAAAAGGAAACAATAGCAAAATGCTGGACGAACATTTTAAGCTCTATAGAAGATGAAAAAGACTGTGATGTAGATATTCCATTAGCTACTTTGAGAGAAAGGATTTGTTTACCAATTAACTGCCAACAAGAACGCGCAATAGAACTGCTTCATTCAATTAATCCAGAG GTTAGTTTTTCAATTGCTGATATCAATGAATGGACTGAAGATTTTCCTAACTCAACCGAAACGAACGAGGTAGTGATGAAAGTGAAAGCGAGGATAGTAATCTGGAAAGACCACATACAAGAATAA
- the LOC125775320 gene encoding uncharacterized protein LOC125775320 isoform X1 gives MDFNSSFISIGCEQTTKSIVDFDDLSSKLDSLDKKVEDLLKEHHTTQKLLKRVLEEVKSTSHNATKKRNKILPQKPFAEAHDFATFEDKIQSSETKFNDLVAELQMIIASNSDKFVKMAWRKVFTDDVAQIYSWKGTKTKKPARALSVTTALRQAYHQKFPTAATDMEFERTTLNFFQHASNRLKKRIEYENKKNMSSVIVD, from the exons ATGGATTTCAATAGCTCGTTTATATCGATTGGATGTGAGCAAACCACTAAATCAA tcGTAGATTTTGACGACTTAAGTAGCAAACTGGATAGTCTGGATAAGAAGGTAGAAGATTTGTTAAAAG AACATCATACAACTCAAAAGCTTCTGAAGAGAGTATTGGAAGAAGTTAAATCGACCTCACATAAtgctacaaaaaaaagaaataaaattttgccacAAAAACCTTTTGCAGAAGCGCATGATTTCGCTACTTTTGAAGACAAAATTCAATCTTCCGAAACAAAATTTAACGATTTG gtgGCTGAATTGCAAATGATAATAGCATCAAATTCggacaaatttgttaaaatggCTTGGCGAAAAGTTTTTACGGACGATGTTGCCCAGATATACTCCTGGAAAGGAACAAAGACGAAAAAACCGGCAAGAGCACTTAGTGTGACGACAGCATTAAGac aGGCATACCATCAAAAATTCCCTACCGCTGCCACGGATATGGAATTCGAGCGGACTACActgaattttttccaacacgCCAGCAacagattaaaaaaaagaattgaatacgaaaacaaaaagaatatgtCATCGGTAATCGTAGATTAA
- the LOC125775320 gene encoding uncharacterized protein LOC125775320 isoform X2 has protein sequence MDFNSSFISIGCEQTTKSNFDDLSSKLDSLDKKVEDLLKEHHTTQKLLKRVLEEVKSTSHNATKKRNKILPQKPFAEAHDFATFEDKIQSSETKFNDLVAELQMIIASNSDKFVKMAWRKVFTDDVAQIYSWKGTKTKKPARALSVTTALRQAYHQKFPTAATDMEFERTTLNFFQHASNRLKKRIEYENKKNMSSVIVD, from the exons ATGGATTTCAATAGCTCGTTTATATCGATTGGATGTGAGCAAACCACTAAATCAA ATTTTGACGACTTAAGTAGCAAACTGGATAGTCTGGATAAGAAGGTAGAAGATTTGTTAAAAG AACATCATACAACTCAAAAGCTTCTGAAGAGAGTATTGGAAGAAGTTAAATCGACCTCACATAAtgctacaaaaaaaagaaataaaattttgccacAAAAACCTTTTGCAGAAGCGCATGATTTCGCTACTTTTGAAGACAAAATTCAATCTTCCGAAACAAAATTTAACGATTTG gtgGCTGAATTGCAAATGATAATAGCATCAAATTCggacaaatttgttaaaatggCTTGGCGAAAAGTTTTTACGGACGATGTTGCCCAGATATACTCCTGGAAAGGAACAAAGACGAAAAAACCGGCAAGAGCACTTAGTGTGACGACAGCATTAAGac aGGCATACCATCAAAAATTCCCTACCGCTGCCACGGATATGGAATTCGAGCGGACTACActgaattttttccaacacgCCAGCAacagattaaaaaaaagaattgaatacgaaaacaaaaagaatatgtCATCGGTAATCGTAGATTAA